Proteins encoded in a region of the Zea mays cultivar B73 chromosome 2, Zm-B73-REFERENCE-NAM-5.0, whole genome shotgun sequence genome:
- the LOC100281864 gene encoding Probable indole-3-pyruvate monooxygenase YUCCA5 translates to MAAAASRTVWVNGPIVVGAGPAGLSVAACLRERGVPSVVLDRADCIASLWQRRTYDRLRLHLPRRFCELPGMPFPAHYPEYPTKRQFVEYLQAYADRAGVEPRFNQAVTSARYDEAAGLWRVRAEDVLASTSTTEYIGRWLVVATGENAERVVPEFEGARDFAGPVSHVAEYKCGEAYRGKRVLVVGCGNSGMEVCLDLCDHGALPSMVVRGSVHVLPREMLGVATFSVAVFLLRFLPLRLVDAVLVLLARLFLGDLERLGIRRPACGGPLQLKNARGRTPVLDIGALARIRSGHVRVVPGIRRLFRGGAELQDGRRVAADAVILATGYHSNVPQWLKGSDFFTEEGYPRVAFPHGWKGESGLYSVGFTRRGLSGVSSDAVKVAQDIAVEWEKQTSKR, encoded by the coding sequence atggcggcggcggcgagcaggACGGTGTGGGTGAACGGCCCCATCGTGGTGGGGGCGGGGCCGGCGGGGCTGTCAGTGGCGGCGTGCCTGCGGGAGCGCGGGGTGCCGTCCGTCGTTCTGGACCGGGCCGACTGCATCGCCTCGCTCTGGCAGCGCCGCACCTACGACCGCCTCCGCCTGCACCTGCCGCGCCGCTTCTGCGAGCTCCCCGGGATGCCCTTCCCCGCCCACTACCCGGAGTACCCCACCAAGCGCCAGTTCGTGGAGTACCTGCAGGCCTACGCGGACCGCGCCGGCGTGGAGCCGCGCTTCAACCAGGCCGTCACGTCCGCGCGCTACGACGAAGCCGCGGGGCTCTGGCGGGTGCGCGCGGAGGACGTCCTCGCCTCCACTTCCACCACCGAGTACATAGGCCGCTGGCTCGTGGTCGCCACGGGCGAGAACGCCGAGCGCGTCGTCCCGGAGTTCGAGGGCGCCCGGGACTTCGCGGGGCCCGTCTCCCACGTCGCCGAGTACAAGTGCGGCGAGGCGTACCGCGGCAAGCGCGTGCTGGTCGTCGGCTGCGGCAACTCCGGCATGGAGGTCTGCCTCGACCTCTGCGACCACGGTGCGCTCCCGTCCATGGTGGTCAGGGGATCGGTGCACGTCCTGCCGCGGGAGATGTTGGGCGTGGCCACCTTCTCCGTCGCCGTGTTCCTCCTCCGCTTCCTGCCGCTGCGGCTGGTGGACGCCGTCCTCGTCCTCCTCGCGCGCCTCTTCCTCGGCGACCTGGAGAGGCTCGGCATCCGGCGCCCCGCGTGCGGCGGGCCGCTCCAGCTCAAGAACGCCAGGGGCAGGACCCCCGTGCTCGACATCGGCGCCCTCGCCAGGATCCGCTCCGGCCACGTGCGGGTCGTGCCGGGGATCAGGAGGCTCTTCCGCGGCGGCGCCGAGCTCCAAGACGGCCGCCGCGTCGCCGCCGACGCCGTCATACTGGCCACCGGATACCACAGCAACGTCCCACAGTGGCTCAAGGGAAGCGATTTCTTCACCGAGGAAGGGTACCCAAGGGTGGCGTTCCCGCACGGCTGGAAGGGGGAGTCGGGGCTCTACTCAGTCGGATTCACCAGGAGAGGCCTCTCCGGCGTCTCCTCCGACGCCGTCAAGGTCGCGCAGGACATCGCCGTGGAATGGGAGAAGCAGACCTCCAAGAGATGA